The following are encoded in a window of Castanea sativa cultivar Marrone di Chiusa Pesio chromosome 9, ASM4071231v1 genomic DNA:
- the LOC142611329 gene encoding 1-aminocyclopropane-1-carboxylate oxidase homolog 11-like: MAAMDANSGYDRMKELKEFDESKMGVKGLSDSGITSIPRFFVHPPETLADFKKSSSTCTNIPIIDLSSIINSKDTDHRLKIVEQVKEAAKTWGFFQAINHGVPISVLDETIHAIKAFHDQPHEVKAKFYKRENEIGGVMYTSNNDLYRAKSAAWHDSLQAWMGPEPLKVADLPEICRNEVVAWDKSATEVAETVMELLCEGLGLEAGKFKELTFLDARVLVGHCYPYCPQPDLTVGITSHTDPGVITVLLQNHVPGLQVKHGDEWVNVKPVPGGLIINAGDFLQIISNGEYKSVQHRVLANSSKEARISIVIFFNLSKWKENDYYGPLPELLSPEKPAIYRNFTTQEYIENFYGKGIDTKSLIEKIKIQN; the protein is encoded by the exons ATGGCAGCCATGGATGCAAACTCTGGCTATGACCGCATGAAGGAGCTGAAAGAATTCGATGAGTCCAAGATGGGTGTGAAGGGTCTCTCTgactcaggcatcacttccaTCCCACGCTTCTTTGTTCACCCTCCTGAAACTCTCGCTGACTTCAAAAAATCTTCCTCTACATGCACTAACATCCCCATCATCGACCTTTCCAGTATTATAAACTCCAAGGACACTGATCATCGACTCAAAATAGTGGAGCAAGTCAAAGAAGCAGCAAAAACATGGGGTTTTTTCCAAGCGATCAACCATGGTGTGCCTATATCAGTTTTAGACGAAACCATCCACGCCATCAAAGCTTTCCATGACCAACCTCATGAGGTGAAAGCCAAGTTCTATAAGCGAGAAAACGAGATTGGAGGTGTTATGTACACGAGCAACAATGACCTGTACCGAGCCAAATCGGCTGCGTGGCATGACTCGTTGCAAGCTTGGATGGGACCAGAGCCATTAAAG GTGGCGGATTTACCTGAGATTTGCAGGAACGAGGTGGTTGCATGGGATAAGAGTGCAACAGAGGTAGCAGAGACTGTAATGGAGTTGTTGTGTGAAGGGTTGGGATTGGAAGCTGGAAAGTTTAAGGAACTAACGTTTTTGGATGCTAGGGTTCTTGTGGGTCATTGTTATCCGTATTGTCCACAGCCAGATCTAACGGTGGGGATTACATCGCATACAGATCCAGGTGTGATTACAGTTTTGTTGCAGAATCATGTACCCGGGTTGCAAGTCAAGCATGGTGATGAGTGGGTGAACGTTAAGCCAGTGCCTGGAGGTTTGATCATAAATGCTGGAGACTTTCTTCAG ataatctCTAATGGAGAGTACAAAAGTGTACAACATCGAGTACTGGCCAATTCATCTAAGGAAGCACGAATCTCAATCgtcatatttttcaatttatccaaatggaaagaaaatgacTACTATGGACCTTTGCCAGAATTGCTGTCACCCGAAAAACCAGCTATTTATCGAAATTTCACTACGCAAGAATATATCGAGAATTTTTATGGCAAGGGCATAGATACCAAGTCTCTaatagagaaaattaaaatacaaaattag
- the LOC142608737 gene encoding uncharacterized protein LOC142608737: MFSSDQASAIITINESHPFFLHHAENPDAILVSQPLIGGENYPTWARSMERALRIKNKFWLIDGSTSLTSTIEKIPLLVQSWSRCNEIVVSWIVNCVSPRIATSRCIIYEPLPTCSCEKCVCHINEKISNIHHREVVMQFLMGLNDSFSHIRGQILLMDPIPSVEKVFSLLIQDEKQRSVGHGSNNGPFVESTALAAKTMNLDSKTFKKTKEKPTCSHCGLRDHTLEKCYKLHGYLPG; this comes from the exons ATGTTTTCCTCTGATCAAGCTTCTGCAATCATCACCATTAATGAATCTCATCCATTTTTCCTTCATCATGCTGAAAATCCTGAtgcgatattagtctcacaacCACTGATTGGAGGTGAGAATTATCCTACATGGGCGAGATCAATGGAGAGAGCTCTTAGGATCAAGAACAAGTTTTGGTTGATTGATGGATCAACTTCTTTGACTTCAACCATAGAGAAAATTCCTCTCTTGGTTCAAAGCTGGTCACGATGCAATGAAATTGTGGTTTCTTGGATTGTTAATTGTGTTTCTCCTAGAATAGCCACGAGCAGGTGTATC ATTTATGAACCTCTTCCTACATGTTCTTGTGAGAAGTGTGTGTGTCATATAAATGAGAAGATCTCAAATATTCATCACAGAGAAGTTGTTATGCAATTTTTGATGGGTCTCAATGACTCTTTCTCTCACATTCGAGGACAAATTTTGTTGATGGATCCTATTCCATCTGTTGAGAAAGTCTTCTCCTTGCTGATTCAAGATGAGAAGCAAAGATCAGTTGGGCATGGCAGCAACAATGGTCCTTTTGTGGAGTCCACAGCACTTGCAGCTAAGACCATGAATCTTGATTCCAAAACCTTCaagaaaactaaagaaaagCCTACTTGCAGCCACTGTGGATTGCGTGATCACACCTTGGAGAAGTGCTACAAACTCCATGGCTACCTTCCTGGCTAA